Part of the Synechococcus sp. HK01-R genome is shown below.
CCGCTTTCTGCCTGGCCTTCCCCGTTGGATGCCCCTAGACCGGATCCGTCAGGTGGGCGACGTGATCCTCGTCGACTCCGTTGATTCCCTCAGCGAAACCTTTCAGCCGGATCGCTACAGCCGGGTGATCAACTGCCAGGTGATCACAGAATCCGGTCAGCAGCTGGGCCGCGTGCTTGGCTTCTCGTTCGACATCGAAACCGGCGAACTCACCACACTCGTGATGGGTGCTCTCGGGGTTCCTCTACTCGGGGAGGGGGTGCTCAGCACCTGGGAGATTCCGGTGGAGGAAATCGTCAGCAGCGGTGCCGACCGAATCATTGTCTATGAGGGCGCCGAAGAGAAGCTCAAGCAACTCAACAGTGGCTTCCTCGAAAAGCTTGGGGTTGGAGGTCCCAGCTGGGAGGAACAGGAACGGGAGCGCTACCGCGTCAACGTCGTTCCCGTCGAGAACCAGCTGACCTCAGGCCAAGCGAACGAACAGGAGCAGCGGCGGCTGGAGGCCTCCCGGGCAGAGACCTTCGCTCCAGAGGAAGAGCTCGACTATGTGGAAATCGACGAGCGCCGCTACGAGCAGCAACGGCAGCCCCAGCGCTATCTCGATGCCTATCCCGACGAACAACCGCAACGCTGGGATGAACAGGATCGCTACGGACGGCTGGAGCAGGAAGAGAGACCAGGACCGGAGCCGGAGCCTGTTGAACGCTTTTCGGCCAGGCCCCGTCCAGCGGCGCGTCGGGCGGTTGACCCGATCGGCGACCCCCTCGATGTCGAGCCGATCGAGCCCAACGAGCGCTTTCGGGAACCCGCAGATCCAAGAGAGGAGCTTGAGGATCCCTGGTAACGGTCAGTCCCGATCCTTGAACTGCAGCGAGGCGCTGTTCACGCAGTAGCGCAATCCAGTTGGTGCGGGGCCATCGCTGAACACATGGCCCAGATGGGCATCACAACGGGCGCAATTGATTTCCGTTCGCACCATGCCGTGACTGCGATCCTCTTTCGTCAGGATCGCGCCACTGGTCACCCCATCCCAGAAGCTGGGCCAACCAGTTCCCGATTCGAATTTGGTCTCAGAGCTGAACAGGGGCGCATCGCAACAGACGCAGTGATACAGGCCATCAGCTTTGTGATTCCAGTAGGCGCCGGTGAAGGCCCGTTCTGTGCCCCCCTGACGAGCAACCTGGAACTGCTCAGGGGTGAGCTGCGCCTGCCACTCATCAGCGCTGCGCTCAAGGCGGTCACCGGCGGTCATGGGGGCTGGATACGAAAGCGGCCAGACCCTAGTCGGTCAGCGCCTTGGGCAGCAGCTCACGAATTTCTGCGGCCAGCGCCCTGACCGCTCCTGGCTGGCCACGAAGGCTGCGTAAGTCGTCTCGCTGCCCTTGCAAACGCTCTGGGGAGGCCAGCCATTCATCCGCCTCCCGGGCGATGGCTTCCGGAGTGATCGCACCCACCCGTTCAGGCACCACCAGACGCCCCGCTGAAATGTTGGGCCAGGCAAGAAAGCCATGATTGCGCAGGCGCCAGGCACTGAGCAACCATCCGATGCATCGGCGTAAGCCGGGCAGACGCGCCAGCAGCCCGAGCCAACCATCCCAGGCCTGCATCACGCCCAGGTGCTGCGTCGGCACCAACACAAGCATCGGCACCCCTAGGGCGCCGAGCTCAGCGGTATTGGCACCCACGGTGGTGAGTGCCAGGGCGCACTGACTGAGGGGGCCATGGGCGGGTGGATCCTCATGGAGATGAATCACGGTGCCCGCTCCCGTGACCAGGCTGCGGCCGGACCATGCTGGAGAGGGATCGATGATCTGTGCAATCGAGGTCCTGTAGCAGGCAGCAATCGGATTGCTGGATCCTGCGAAATGCAGCAACTCCTCAGGGCTAGTCGTCGGCGCCACCGGCAACAGAAAGCGACAACCCGGGCGCAAAACAGCCAGTCGGTCGGCGGTCTCAAGCAGAAAGGGAACCCCCACGCACAACTTGGCTTGCTTGGACCCCGGCAGAAGCGCCAGCCACTCCCCTGGCGGGAGGGGCTCCTGCTCCCGGGCGTGGCTGGAGAGATCAGCCATCAGGTCCCCGATCACCGTGCAACGGGAACGGAAGCGTCTGGGTAGCTGGGAACGAACCTCGGGCCCCATGGCCGCCACCCGGTCATTCCAGCGGGGCCAGCGGGCCACCCATTCGGCGTAGGTGATGTGCCGATAGCCGAGCCGAGCCGACAACAAGACACTCCAGAACTGATCCCCCCCCAGAAACACCACCACCCCGCGGGACGCCCAGGGCCCGAAGCGCCCCGGACGCAGTAACAGAGACCAGAACTGAGCCGCGCTGGTGATGCGGTCAAACAGTCCCCAGGCTTGCGCCACCTCCGCCTCGCTGCCGGTGGCATTCGGGCAGGGCACGAGCACCAAGCGCAGGCTGATCGGTGAGGCCCCAGCACGCGGGCGAAGCAGCATCGAGCGATGCAGAGCTGCTGCCAGGGGTCTCACCCAGGTGGTGAGCTCCCCAGGGCCATTGGAGACCAACACGATGGACAGCGTGGCGTCTCCGGTCGGCAACTCAGGCAAGGGCGACACCGGTGCTGGCCAGATTGTGAAGAGAAATGCGGATGGCGAGACTTGAACTCGCAAGGCCGAAGCCACACGCCCCTCAAACGTGCGTGTCTACCAATTCCACCACATCCGCGTGGCTGACTCGACCTCTCGGGTCGCGTCGAGGAAAGATCATACCGGCTCGGGGTTCGCACAACATTCCCAGCACTCCGAAGAAGATCCGGTCAGGAGCGCTGATACGATCCGCCCTGGCCTGGATGCTGCGGGATGCCCATCGGCAAAGTGCTGATCGCCAACCGCGGCGAGATTGCCCTCCGGATCCTCCGGAGCTGCAGGGAGCTTGGAATCGCCACCGTGGCTGTGTACAGCACGGTCGACCGGAACGCCCTGCACGTGCAACTCGCCGACGAAGCGGTTTGTGTCGGTGAGGCGGCCAGCAGCAAGAGCTACCTCAATATTCCGAACATCATTGCGGCGGCCACATCGCGGGGGGTCGACGCCATCCACCCTGGCTACGGCTTCCTAGCGGAGAACGATCGGTTCGCTGAGATCTGCAGGGATCACGGCATCACTTTTGTGGGCCCCTCCCCCCATGCGATCCGTTCCATGGGTGACAAGTCCACGGCAAAAACCACGATGCAGCGCGTCGGGGTGCCCACGGTGCCAGGCAGCGAGGGCCTGCTGTCGACCCCAGAGGAAGCCGCCGAACTGGCAGCGGACATGGGCTACCCAGTGATGATCAAAGCCACCGCCGGCGGTGGTGGTCGCGGCATGCGCCTGGTAATGGATGCCGAGCAGCTGCCTGGACTTTTCAAAGCGGCCCAAGGGGAGGCAGAGGCGGCCTTCGGCAATCCGGGCCTGTACATGGAGAAATTCATCGACCGGCCCCGGCACGTGGAGGTGCAGGTCCTCGCTGATCGTCACGGCAACGTGGTGCATCTAGGGGAACGGGACTGCTCCATCCAGCGGCGTCATCAGAAGCTGCTAGAGGAGGCCCCGAGCCCGGCCCTGGATCCCGATCTACGCCGACGCATGGGCGAAGCGGCGGTGGCGGCAGCCCGCAGCATCAACTACGAGGGCGCAGGAACCGTGGAATTCCTGCTCGACCGCAGTGGTGGCTTCTATTTCATGGAGATGAACACCCGCATTCAGGTGGAGCACCCCGTCACAGAAATGGTGACTGGCATCGACCTGATCGCGGAGCAGCTGCGCATCGCCGGCGGTGAGCCAATCAGCGTGCGTCAGGAAGAGGTTCAGCTGCGCGGCCACGCGATCGAGTGCCGGATCAATGCTGAGGACGCCAACCACAATTTCCGCCCGGCTCCCGGACGCATCACGGGCTGGCTCCCACCGGGCGGGCCAGGCATTCGTGTCGACAGCCACGTCTACACCGGCTACGACATCCCCCCCTTCTACGACTCTCTGATCGGCAAGTTGATCATCTGGGCCCCTGATCGGGAGAGCGCACTCAAGCGCATGCGACGGGCGCTCAACGAATGTGCCGTGACGGGGATCCCCACGACTGTTGATTTTCATCTGCGCCTCCTTGACCGTCCGGAATTCCAGCGCGGAGACGTGCACACCAAATTCGTCGAACAGGACATGCTCTGAGCCCTGGACTCACCGTTCAGGCAGTGGCTGCCGCTGCATGGAGCATCACCTGGGAGAGCAGGCCCTGCTGACCCACAAGCAGCTCACGCAGAAGACTGAGCAGGCCCACCCAAATCACAGGGGTCACATCCACACCGCCGATCGGTGCCACAAGCCGCCGAGTCGCTGACAGCAAAGGTTCAGTGGGCCAAGCCACCAGAGGCCACATCCCGGCCTTCAAATCGATCTGCGGATACCAGGTGAGCACGATCCGCACCAGGAACATCAGGGTCCAAACAGCCAGCAGGACCCCCAGCACCAGATGGACGGCAGGCAGCATGGCGAGGGGGAGCGGCGTCACAAAGCTCAAAGCATCCGGCCGCCCATCGTAGAAAGCGACCTGTGATCCTTAGGATCCTCAGAGCAAGGCCATCGCGTCCGCTCCGACATGACCCCCTCCCTCGCCAACTTTCTGAGCAGCCTCGTGTGGGGCACCGTGATCGTGGTCATCCCTGCCAGCATTGGCCTCTTTCTTCTGAGCCAGACCGATCAGGTCGACCGCAAGCTCTGATCCCCCCTGACGCAGTTCGTAGACTGGATTGAATTCGGCTGGTCTTCAGCCTGAAGCCAGCCGTCGCCAGGGGGCCAATCAGTGGTTAATGCCAGTCTCAACTGGGCCAGCATTGTCGGCATCGTGCTGGCTGTGGGTGGTGCGCTTCTTTATTTCATGCGCTCCTTCAAACCTGCGCTTGCGCGGGACTACGACGTCTTCTTCGCAGCGATCGGGCTGCTATGCGGCGGCATTCTCTTCTTCCAGGGCTGGCGACTGGATCCGATCCTGCAATTCGGTCAGTTTCTCCTGGCTGCTACAACCGTCTTTTTTGCCTACGAAAGCGTTCGTCTCCGCGGTGTTTCAACAGAACAGGCCAGGAGATCGGCTTACTTCGACGACGAGCCTGCTCCGTCCCGCGGCCCAGCCGGTGGTCTCCGCGGTGACTTTGATC
Proteins encoded:
- a CDS encoding PRC-barrel domain-containing protein → MSASPSPNDPLGAIVPGAGVPSDRLWLRSELMGTQVITRDTGRRLGVVGEVIVDIDGREVVALGLRDNPLTRFLPGLPRWMPLDRIRQVGDVILVDSVDSLSETFQPDRYSRVINCQVITESGQQLGRVLGFSFDIETGELTTLVMGALGVPLLGEGVLSTWEIPVEEIVSSGADRIIVYEGAEEKLKQLNSGFLEKLGVGGPSWEEQERERYRVNVVPVENQLTSGQANEQEQRRLEASRAETFAPEEELDYVEIDERRYEQQRQPQRYLDAYPDEQPQRWDEQDRYGRLEQEERPGPEPEPVERFSARPRPAARRAVDPIGDPLDVEPIEPNERFREPADPREELEDPW
- the msrB gene encoding peptide-methionine (R)-S-oxide reductase MsrB, which gives rise to MTAGDRLERSADEWQAQLTPEQFQVARQGGTERAFTGAYWNHKADGLYHCVCCDAPLFSSETKFESGTGWPSFWDGVTSGAILTKEDRSHGMVRTEINCARCDAHLGHVFSDGPAPTGLRYCVNSASLQFKDRD
- a CDS encoding glycosyl transferase — protein: MSPLPELPTGDATLSIVLVSNGPGELTTWVRPLAAALHRSMLLRPRAGASPISLRLVLVPCPNATGSEAEVAQAWGLFDRITSAAQFWSLLLRPGRFGPWASRGVVVFLGGDQFWSVLLSARLGYRHITYAEWVARWPRWNDRVAAMGPEVRSQLPRRFRSRCTVIGDLMADLSSHAREQEPLPPGEWLALLPGSKQAKLCVGVPFLLETADRLAVLRPGCRFLLPVAPTTSPEELLHFAGSSNPIAACYRTSIAQIIDPSPAWSGRSLVTGAGTVIHLHEDPPAHGPLSQCALALTTVGANTAELGALGVPMLVLVPTQHLGVMQAWDGWLGLLARLPGLRRCIGWLLSAWRLRNHGFLAWPNISAGRLVVPERVGAITPEAIAREADEWLASPERLQGQRDDLRSLRGQPGAVRALAAEIRELLPKALTD
- the accC gene encoding acetyl-CoA carboxylase biotin carboxylase subunit, with product MPIGKVLIANRGEIALRILRSCRELGIATVAVYSTVDRNALHVQLADEAVCVGEAASSKSYLNIPNIIAAATSRGVDAIHPGYGFLAENDRFAEICRDHGITFVGPSPHAIRSMGDKSTAKTTMQRVGVPTVPGSEGLLSTPEEAAELAADMGYPVMIKATAGGGGRGMRLVMDAEQLPGLFKAAQGEAEAAFGNPGLYMEKFIDRPRHVEVQVLADRHGNVVHLGERDCSIQRRHQKLLEEAPSPALDPDLRRRMGEAAVAAARSINYEGAGTVEFLLDRSGGFYFMEMNTRIQVEHPVTEMVTGIDLIAEQLRIAGGEPISVRQEEVQLRGHAIECRINAEDANHNFRPAPGRITGWLPPGGPGIRVDSHVYTGYDIPPFYDSLIGKLIIWAPDRESALKRMRRALNECAVTGIPTTVDFHLRLLDRPEFQRGDVHTKFVEQDML
- a CDS encoding YggT family protein, with translation MTPLPLAMLPAVHLVLGVLLAVWTLMFLVRIVLTWYPQIDLKAGMWPLVAWPTEPLLSATRRLVAPIGGVDVTPVIWVGLLSLLRELLVGQQGLLSQVMLHAAAATA
- the psbX gene encoding photosystem II reaction center X protein, whose amino-acid sequence is MTPSLANFLSSLVWGTVIVVIPASIGLFLLSQTDQVDRKL